The following are from one region of the Quercus robur chromosome 1, dhQueRobu3.1, whole genome shotgun sequence genome:
- the LOC126723139 gene encoding uncharacterized protein LOC126723139 isoform X1 — translation MEGEKPTTLVCTVLAINHTNLCYRVCAVCERTRPDNDPTSLCKFCNFNAFNSVSSASKRLFRVLMSIASDTKVFTVICFDRMAKVIFGCSADEFFDFAKLHPFAAVSASRILEGEMFKMTLSKPKNGNAQHLRVVSIVPLRTGFQPAIETLRKLYGKRVGC, via the exons atGGAAGGTGAGAAACCAACAACGCTAGTGTGCACAGTGTTAGCCATAAACCACACCAACTTATGCTACAGGGTCTGCGCTGTCTGTGAGAGGACTCGCCCTGACAACGATCCCACTTCTCTCTGCAAATTCTGCAACTTCAATGCCTTCAACTCCGTCTCCTCTGCTTCCAAACGCCTCTTCCGTGTCCTT ATGTCAATAGCATCAGATACAAAGGTGTTCACGGTGATATGCTTTGACAGAATGGCTAAAGTTATTTTTGGGTGCTCTGCTGATGAGTTCTTTGACTTTGCCAAGCTTCATCCTTTTGCTG CTGTATCTGCTAGTAGAATTCTTGAGGGAGAGATGTTTAAAATGACACTGTCCAAACCAAAGAATGGTAATGCACAACATCTGCGAGTTGTTTCCATTGTTCCATTGAGAACAGGTTTTCAGCCAGCAATTGAGACATTAAGAAAATTATATGGAAAACGAGTTGGTTGTTAA